One window from the genome of Peromyscus eremicus unplaced genomic scaffold, PerEre_H2_v1 PerEre#2#unplaced_703, whole genome shotgun sequence encodes:
- the Hdac6 gene encoding histone deacetylase 6 isoform X3 — translation MEKKGSGARSHTSRREFGGASQGRSLRKGPRSMSRADLNPETRVLVGTGLVFDEQLNDFHCLWDDSFPECPERLHAIKEQLILENLLDRCVSFQARFAEKEELMLVHSLEYIDLMETTQYMNEGELRILAGTYDSVYLHPNSYSCACLATGSVLRLVDAVLGAEIRNGMAVIRPPGHHAQRSLMDGYCMFNHVAVAARYAQKKHCIQRVLIVDWDVHHGQGTQFIFDQDPSVLYFSIHRYEQGRFWPHLKASNWSTTGFGQGQGYTINVPWNQVGMRDADYIAAFLNILLPVAFEFQPQLVLVAAGFDALHGDPKGEMSTTPPGFAHLTHLLMGLAGGKLILSLEGGYNLHALAKGVSASLHTLLGDPCPMLEFPGAPCASARTSISCTLEALEPFWEILSGSVEPQEEDEVEEEEDEEGRWQAAALPLDAWPALQERTGLVYDEKMMSHCNLWDNHHPETPQRILRIMCHLEELGLASRCLILPVRPAMDAELLTCHSAEYVERIRATEKMKTRELHREGASFDSIYICPSTFTCAQLAAGAACRLVEAVLSGEVLNGIAIVRPPGHHAEPDAACGFCFFNSVAVAARHAQAIAGRALRILIVDWDVHHGNGTQHMFEDDPSVLYVSLHRYDRGTFFPMGDEGASSQVGRAAGIGFTVNVPWNGPRMGDADYLTTWYRLVLPIAYEFNPELVLVSAGFDAAQGDPLGGCQVTPEGYAHLTHLLMGLANGRIILVLEGGYNLASISESMAACTHSLLGDPPPPLTLLRPPQPGALASITETIQVHRKYWRSLRMMKMQDREECSSSKPVIKKLPKATSPLSAKGTTTPKGKVPEAGLRKTTLSAKECTLGHTRSKTAKAVLVQGQSPEQAASGAPPDQATSKETEGGTTMDQHASAATTNVPTQTTSEEAMGEETEPIGTPLASCADKEGTEASPVQGATAQQSPEQEAPEAEEGLLGEAAGGQSMNSLMLTQAFGNFSGQDVFYAVTPLSWCPHLTAVCPIPAEGLDVAQPCETCGTVQENWVCLTCYQVYCSRYVNSHMVHHHEASEHPLVLSCVDLSTWCYLCQAYVHHQDLQEVKSAAHQNKFGEDIPHSH, via the exons ATGGAAAAGAAGGGATCAGGTGCCCGGAGCCACACAAGTCGCCGGGAATTTGGCGGTGCTAGCCAAGGGCGGAGTTTGAGAAAGGGGCCGCGCTCCATGAGTAGAGCG GATCTGAACCCTGAGACAAGAGTATTGGTTGGCACTGGATTGGTGTTTGATGAGCAGCTAAATGACTTCCACTGCCTTTGGGATGACAG cttCCCTGAATGCCCTGAGCGGCTCCATGCCATCAAGGAGCAGCTGATTCTGGAGAACCTCCTGGACCGTTGTGTGTCTTTTCAG GCCCGGTTTGCTGAGAAGGAGGAGCTGATGTTGGTTCACAG CCTGGAATACATTGATCTGATGGAAACAACCCAGTACATGAATGAAGGAGAACTTCGCATACTAGCAGGCACCTATGATTCAGTTTATCTGCATCCG AACTCATACTCATGTGCCTGCCTGGCCACAGGCTCTGTCCTCAGGCTGGTAGATGCGGTCTTGGGGGCTGAGATTCGGAATGGCATGGCCGTCATCAG GCCTCCTGGACACCACGCCCAGCGCAGTCTTATGGATGGGTATTGCATGTTCAaccatgtggctgtggctgccCGCTATGCTCAAAAGAAGCACTGCATTCAGAG GGTTCTTATTGTGGATTGGGATGTGCACCATGGTCAAGGAACACAGTTCATCTTCGACCAGGACCCCAG tGTCCTCTATTTCTCCATCCACCGATATGAGCAGGGTCGGTTCTGGCCCCACCTTAAGGCTTCTAACTGGTCCACTACAGGTTTTGGCCAAGGCCAAGGATATACCATCAATGTACCTTGGAACCAG GTGGGGATGCGGGATGCTGACTACATTGCTGCTTTCCTGAACATCCTGTTGCCAGTTGCCTTTGAG TTTCAGCCTCAGCTGGTCCTGGTGGCTGCTGGATTTGATGCTCTCCATGGAGACCCCAAG GGAGAGATGTCCACCACTCCACCAGGCTTTGCCCACCTAACGCATTTGCTCATGGGTCTGGCAGGAGGCAAGTTGATTCTGTCTCTGGAG GGTGGCTATAACCTCCATGCCCTGGCTAAGGGTGTCAGTGCATCACTCCACACTCTTCTTGGAGACCCTTGCCCCATGCTGGAGTTCCCTGGTGCACCTTGCGCAAG TGCCCGGACTTCCATCTCCTGCACTCTAGAAGCCCTTGAACCTTTCTGGGAGATCCTTTCGGGATCAG TCGAGCCCCAGGAGGAAGATGaagtggaagaagaggaagatgaggaaggcCGCTGGCAGGCTGCCGCACTACCACTGGATGCATGGCCAGCGCTGCAGGAACGCACTGGGCTGGTCTATGACGAAAAAATGATGAGCCACTGCAACCTGTGGGACAA TCATCATCCTGAGACACCTCAGCGCATCTTACGGATCATGTGCCACCTAGAGGAGCTGGGCCTTGCATCACGCTGCCTCATCCTGCCTGTGCGGCCTGCCATGGATGCTGAGCTTCTTACCTGCCACAG CGCCGAGTATGTCGAGCGTATCCGGGCCACAGAAAAGATGAAAACCCGGGAGCTGCACCGTGAAGGTGCCAGCTTTGACTCCATCTACATCTGCCCCAGCACCTTCACCTGTGCCCAGCTTGCTGCAGGCGCCGCCTGCCGCCTGGTGGAAGCTGTGCTTTCAGGAGAG GTTTTGAATGGCATTGCCATAGTGCGCCCTCCGGGACACCATGCAGAACCAGATGCTGCCTGTGGTTTCTGCTTTTTCAACTCTGTAGCTGTGGCTGCTCGCCATGCCCAAGCCATTGCTGGACGTGCCCTGCG GATCCTGATCGTGGATTGGGATGTTCATCATGGTAATGGAACTCAGCACATGTTTGAAGATGACCCCAG TGTGTTATACGTGTCCCTGCACCGGTACGACCGTGGCACTTTCTTCCCCATGGGGGACGAGGGTGCCAGTAGCCAAGTAGGCCGAGCTGCCGGTATAGGCTTCACTGTCAATGTGCCCTGGAATGGGCCCCGCATGGGTGACGCTGACTACCTGACTACTTGGTATCGTCTGGTACTTCCCATCGCCTATGAG TTTAACCCAGAACTGGTGCTGGTTTCAGCTGGCTTTGATGCTGCACAAGGGGACCCGCTGGGTGGCTGCCAAGTGACACCTGAGGGTTATGCCCACCTTACTCACCTGCTGATGGGCCTTGCCAATGGCCGCATTATCCTTGTCCTAGAG GGTGGATACAACTTGGCATCCATCTCTGAATCTATGGCTGCCTGCACCCATTCCCTCCTTGGAGACCCACCACCCCCACTTACCTTGCTGCGACCCCCGCAGCCAGGAGCCCTGGCCTCAATCACTGAGACCATCCAAGTCCATCGCAAATACTGGCGCAGTTTGCGGATGATGA AGATGCAAGACAGGGAAGAATGCTCCAGTTCTAAGCCTGTCATCAAGAAGCTGCCCAAAGCGACCAGTCCTTTGTCAGCTAAGGGAACAACCACACCAAAAGGAAAGGTTCCAGAAGCAGGCCTAAGGAAGACTACGTTATCTGCAAAAGAATGTACTCTAGGCCATACTAGATCAAAGACAGCTAAGGCAGTGCTTGTTCAGGGCCAGTCCCCAGAACAAGCTGCTAGTGGAGCCCCACCGGACCAGGCCACCTCAAAGGAGACCGAGGGAGGAACCACAATGGACCAGCATGCCTCAGCAGCAACCACAAATGTACCTACTCAGACCACCTCGGAGGAGGCTATGGGAGAAGAAACTGAGCCAATTGGAACCCCTCTAGCCTCCTGTGCAGACAAAGAGGGCACAGAAGCTTCACCTGTGCAGGGAGCCACAGCCCAGCAGTCCCCTGAGCAG GAGGCCCCTGAAGCTGAGGAGGGCCTACTCGGAGAAGCAGCTGGAGGTCAGAGCATGAACAGCTTGATGCTGACACAGGCATTTGGGAACTTCAGTGGCCAA GATGTATTTTATGCTGTGACCCCACTATCCTGGTGTCCCCATTTGACGGCAGTGTGCCCCATTCCTGCAGAAGGCCTAGATGTGGCCCAACCATGTGAGACCTGTGGAACAGTCCAGGAGAACTGGGTGTGTCTGACTTGCTATCAG GTGTACTGCAGTCGTTACGTCAACTCCCATATGGTCCACCACCATGAAGCTTCGGAACACCCACTGGTCCTCAGCTGTGTTGACCTGTCCACCTGGTGTTACCTCTGTCAGGCTTATGTCCACCACCAG GATCTCCAAGAAGTGAAGAGCGCTGCCCACCAGAACAAGTTTGGGGAGGACATACCCCACTCACACTAA
- the Hdac6 gene encoding histone deacetylase 6 isoform X1, producing MEKKGSGARSHTSRREFGGASQGRSLRKGPRSMSRASRARGEGSSAMTSTGQDSSTRQRRGRHNPQSPPQDSSATLKRGVKKGTAPHSSPNLAEVKKKGKMKKLNQAVDEDLIAGLQELDLNPETRVLVGTGLVFDEQLNDFHCLWDDSFPECPERLHAIKEQLILENLLDRCVSFQARFAEKEELMLVHSLEYIDLMETTQYMNEGELRILAGTYDSVYLHPNSYSCACLATGSVLRLVDAVLGAEIRNGMAVIRPPGHHAQRSLMDGYCMFNHVAVAARYAQKKHCIQRVLIVDWDVHHGQGTQFIFDQDPSVLYFSIHRYEQGRFWPHLKASNWSTTGFGQGQGYTINVPWNQVGMRDADYIAAFLNILLPVAFEFQPQLVLVAAGFDALHGDPKGEMSTTPPGFAHLTHLLMGLAGGKLILSLEGGYNLHALAKGVSASLHTLLGDPCPMLEFPGAPCASARTSISCTLEALEPFWEILSGSVEPQEEDEVEEEEDEEGRWQAAALPLDAWPALQERTGLVYDEKMMSHCNLWDNHHPETPQRILRIMCHLEELGLASRCLILPVRPAMDAELLTCHSAEYVERIRATEKMKTRELHREGASFDSIYICPSTFTCAQLAAGAACRLVEAVLSGEVLNGIAIVRPPGHHAEPDAACGFCFFNSVAVAARHAQAIAGRALRILIVDWDVHHGNGTQHMFEDDPSVLYVSLHRYDRGTFFPMGDEGASSQVGRAAGIGFTVNVPWNGPRMGDADYLTTWYRLVLPIAYEFNPELVLVSAGFDAAQGDPLGGCQVTPEGYAHLTHLLMGLANGRIILVLEGGYNLASISESMAACTHSLLGDPPPPLTLLRPPQPGALASITETIQVHRKYWRSLRMMKMQDREECSSSKPVIKKLPKATSPLSAKGTTTPKGKVPEAGLRKTTLSAKECTLGHTRSKTAKAVLVQGQSPEQAASGAPPDQATSKETEGGTTMDQHASAATTNVPTQTTSEEAMGEETEPIGTPLASCADKEGTEASPVQGATAQQSPEQEAPEAEEGLLGEAAGGQSMNSLMLTQAFGNFSGQDVFYAVTPLSWCPHLTAVCPIPAEGLDVAQPCETCGTVQENWVCLTCYQVYCSRYVNSHMVHHHEASEHPLVLSCVDLSTWCYLCQAYVHHQDLQEVKSAAHQNKFGEDIPHSH from the exons ATGGAAAAGAAGGGATCAGGTGCCCGGAGCCACACAAGTCGCCGGGAATTTGGCGGTGCTAGCCAAGGGCGGAGTTTGAGAAAGGGGCCGCGCTCCATGAGTAGAGCG AGCCGTGCCAGGGGCGAAGGCTCTTCAGCCATGACCTCCACCGGCCAAGATTCTTCTACCAGGCAGCGAAGGGGTAGACACAATCCCCAGTCGCCCCCTCAAGACTCCAGCGCCACCTTG AAACGAGGTGTTAAGAAGGGTACTGCACCCCACTCAAGCCCCAATCTAGCAGAGGtaaagaaaaaaggcaaaatgAAGAAGCTCAACCAAGCAGTTGATGAAGACCTGATCGCGGGGCTCCAAGAGCTG GATCTGAACCCTGAGACAAGAGTATTGGTTGGCACTGGATTGGTGTTTGATGAGCAGCTAAATGACTTCCACTGCCTTTGGGATGACAG cttCCCTGAATGCCCTGAGCGGCTCCATGCCATCAAGGAGCAGCTGATTCTGGAGAACCTCCTGGACCGTTGTGTGTCTTTTCAG GCCCGGTTTGCTGAGAAGGAGGAGCTGATGTTGGTTCACAG CCTGGAATACATTGATCTGATGGAAACAACCCAGTACATGAATGAAGGAGAACTTCGCATACTAGCAGGCACCTATGATTCAGTTTATCTGCATCCG AACTCATACTCATGTGCCTGCCTGGCCACAGGCTCTGTCCTCAGGCTGGTAGATGCGGTCTTGGGGGCTGAGATTCGGAATGGCATGGCCGTCATCAG GCCTCCTGGACACCACGCCCAGCGCAGTCTTATGGATGGGTATTGCATGTTCAaccatgtggctgtggctgccCGCTATGCTCAAAAGAAGCACTGCATTCAGAG GGTTCTTATTGTGGATTGGGATGTGCACCATGGTCAAGGAACACAGTTCATCTTCGACCAGGACCCCAG tGTCCTCTATTTCTCCATCCACCGATATGAGCAGGGTCGGTTCTGGCCCCACCTTAAGGCTTCTAACTGGTCCACTACAGGTTTTGGCCAAGGCCAAGGATATACCATCAATGTACCTTGGAACCAG GTGGGGATGCGGGATGCTGACTACATTGCTGCTTTCCTGAACATCCTGTTGCCAGTTGCCTTTGAG TTTCAGCCTCAGCTGGTCCTGGTGGCTGCTGGATTTGATGCTCTCCATGGAGACCCCAAG GGAGAGATGTCCACCACTCCACCAGGCTTTGCCCACCTAACGCATTTGCTCATGGGTCTGGCAGGAGGCAAGTTGATTCTGTCTCTGGAG GGTGGCTATAACCTCCATGCCCTGGCTAAGGGTGTCAGTGCATCACTCCACACTCTTCTTGGAGACCCTTGCCCCATGCTGGAGTTCCCTGGTGCACCTTGCGCAAG TGCCCGGACTTCCATCTCCTGCACTCTAGAAGCCCTTGAACCTTTCTGGGAGATCCTTTCGGGATCAG TCGAGCCCCAGGAGGAAGATGaagtggaagaagaggaagatgaggaaggcCGCTGGCAGGCTGCCGCACTACCACTGGATGCATGGCCAGCGCTGCAGGAACGCACTGGGCTGGTCTATGACGAAAAAATGATGAGCCACTGCAACCTGTGGGACAA TCATCATCCTGAGACACCTCAGCGCATCTTACGGATCATGTGCCACCTAGAGGAGCTGGGCCTTGCATCACGCTGCCTCATCCTGCCTGTGCGGCCTGCCATGGATGCTGAGCTTCTTACCTGCCACAG CGCCGAGTATGTCGAGCGTATCCGGGCCACAGAAAAGATGAAAACCCGGGAGCTGCACCGTGAAGGTGCCAGCTTTGACTCCATCTACATCTGCCCCAGCACCTTCACCTGTGCCCAGCTTGCTGCAGGCGCCGCCTGCCGCCTGGTGGAAGCTGTGCTTTCAGGAGAG GTTTTGAATGGCATTGCCATAGTGCGCCCTCCGGGACACCATGCAGAACCAGATGCTGCCTGTGGTTTCTGCTTTTTCAACTCTGTAGCTGTGGCTGCTCGCCATGCCCAAGCCATTGCTGGACGTGCCCTGCG GATCCTGATCGTGGATTGGGATGTTCATCATGGTAATGGAACTCAGCACATGTTTGAAGATGACCCCAG TGTGTTATACGTGTCCCTGCACCGGTACGACCGTGGCACTTTCTTCCCCATGGGGGACGAGGGTGCCAGTAGCCAAGTAGGCCGAGCTGCCGGTATAGGCTTCACTGTCAATGTGCCCTGGAATGGGCCCCGCATGGGTGACGCTGACTACCTGACTACTTGGTATCGTCTGGTACTTCCCATCGCCTATGAG TTTAACCCAGAACTGGTGCTGGTTTCAGCTGGCTTTGATGCTGCACAAGGGGACCCGCTGGGTGGCTGCCAAGTGACACCTGAGGGTTATGCCCACCTTACTCACCTGCTGATGGGCCTTGCCAATGGCCGCATTATCCTTGTCCTAGAG GGTGGATACAACTTGGCATCCATCTCTGAATCTATGGCTGCCTGCACCCATTCCCTCCTTGGAGACCCACCACCCCCACTTACCTTGCTGCGACCCCCGCAGCCAGGAGCCCTGGCCTCAATCACTGAGACCATCCAAGTCCATCGCAAATACTGGCGCAGTTTGCGGATGATGA AGATGCAAGACAGGGAAGAATGCTCCAGTTCTAAGCCTGTCATCAAGAAGCTGCCCAAAGCGACCAGTCCTTTGTCAGCTAAGGGAACAACCACACCAAAAGGAAAGGTTCCAGAAGCAGGCCTAAGGAAGACTACGTTATCTGCAAAAGAATGTACTCTAGGCCATACTAGATCAAAGACAGCTAAGGCAGTGCTTGTTCAGGGCCAGTCCCCAGAACAAGCTGCTAGTGGAGCCCCACCGGACCAGGCCACCTCAAAGGAGACCGAGGGAGGAACCACAATGGACCAGCATGCCTCAGCAGCAACCACAAATGTACCTACTCAGACCACCTCGGAGGAGGCTATGGGAGAAGAAACTGAGCCAATTGGAACCCCTCTAGCCTCCTGTGCAGACAAAGAGGGCACAGAAGCTTCACCTGTGCAGGGAGCCACAGCCCAGCAGTCCCCTGAGCAG GAGGCCCCTGAAGCTGAGGAGGGCCTACTCGGAGAAGCAGCTGGAGGTCAGAGCATGAACAGCTTGATGCTGACACAGGCATTTGGGAACTTCAGTGGCCAA GATGTATTTTATGCTGTGACCCCACTATCCTGGTGTCCCCATTTGACGGCAGTGTGCCCCATTCCTGCAGAAGGCCTAGATGTGGCCCAACCATGTGAGACCTGTGGAACAGTCCAGGAGAACTGGGTGTGTCTGACTTGCTATCAG GTGTACTGCAGTCGTTACGTCAACTCCCATATGGTCCACCACCATGAAGCTTCGGAACACCCACTGGTCCTCAGCTGTGTTGACCTGTCCACCTGGTGTTACCTCTGTCAGGCTTATGTCCACCACCAG GATCTCCAAGAAGTGAAGAGCGCTGCCCACCAGAACAAGTTTGGGGAGGACATACCCCACTCACACTAA
- the Hdac6 gene encoding histone deacetylase 6 isoform X2 yields the protein MTSTGQDSSTRQRRGRHNPQSPPQDSSATLKRGVKKGTAPHSSPNLAEVKKKGKMKKLNQAVDEDLIAGLQELDLNPETRVLVGTGLVFDEQLNDFHCLWDDSFPECPERLHAIKEQLILENLLDRCVSFQARFAEKEELMLVHSLEYIDLMETTQYMNEGELRILAGTYDSVYLHPNSYSCACLATGSVLRLVDAVLGAEIRNGMAVIRPPGHHAQRSLMDGYCMFNHVAVAARYAQKKHCIQRVLIVDWDVHHGQGTQFIFDQDPSVLYFSIHRYEQGRFWPHLKASNWSTTGFGQGQGYTINVPWNQVGMRDADYIAAFLNILLPVAFEFQPQLVLVAAGFDALHGDPKGEMSTTPPGFAHLTHLLMGLAGGKLILSLEGGYNLHALAKGVSASLHTLLGDPCPMLEFPGAPCASARTSISCTLEALEPFWEILSGSVEPQEEDEVEEEEDEEGRWQAAALPLDAWPALQERTGLVYDEKMMSHCNLWDNHHPETPQRILRIMCHLEELGLASRCLILPVRPAMDAELLTCHSAEYVERIRATEKMKTRELHREGASFDSIYICPSTFTCAQLAAGAACRLVEAVLSGEVLNGIAIVRPPGHHAEPDAACGFCFFNSVAVAARHAQAIAGRALRILIVDWDVHHGNGTQHMFEDDPSVLYVSLHRYDRGTFFPMGDEGASSQVGRAAGIGFTVNVPWNGPRMGDADYLTTWYRLVLPIAYEFNPELVLVSAGFDAAQGDPLGGCQVTPEGYAHLTHLLMGLANGRIILVLEGGYNLASISESMAACTHSLLGDPPPPLTLLRPPQPGALASITETIQVHRKYWRSLRMMKMQDREECSSSKPVIKKLPKATSPLSAKGTTTPKGKVPEAGLRKTTLSAKECTLGHTRSKTAKAVLVQGQSPEQAASGAPPDQATSKETEGGTTMDQHASAATTNVPTQTTSEEAMGEETEPIGTPLASCADKEGTEASPVQGATAQQSPEQEAPEAEEGLLGEAAGGQSMNSLMLTQAFGNFSGQDVFYAVTPLSWCPHLTAVCPIPAEGLDVAQPCETCGTVQENWVCLTCYQVYCSRYVNSHMVHHHEASEHPLVLSCVDLSTWCYLCQAYVHHQDLQEVKSAAHQNKFGEDIPHSH from the exons ATGACCTCCACCGGCCAAGATTCTTCTACCAGGCAGCGAAGGGGTAGACACAATCCCCAGTCGCCCCCTCAAGACTCCAGCGCCACCTTG AAACGAGGTGTTAAGAAGGGTACTGCACCCCACTCAAGCCCCAATCTAGCAGAGGtaaagaaaaaaggcaaaatgAAGAAGCTCAACCAAGCAGTTGATGAAGACCTGATCGCGGGGCTCCAAGAGCTG GATCTGAACCCTGAGACAAGAGTATTGGTTGGCACTGGATTGGTGTTTGATGAGCAGCTAAATGACTTCCACTGCCTTTGGGATGACAG cttCCCTGAATGCCCTGAGCGGCTCCATGCCATCAAGGAGCAGCTGATTCTGGAGAACCTCCTGGACCGTTGTGTGTCTTTTCAG GCCCGGTTTGCTGAGAAGGAGGAGCTGATGTTGGTTCACAG CCTGGAATACATTGATCTGATGGAAACAACCCAGTACATGAATGAAGGAGAACTTCGCATACTAGCAGGCACCTATGATTCAGTTTATCTGCATCCG AACTCATACTCATGTGCCTGCCTGGCCACAGGCTCTGTCCTCAGGCTGGTAGATGCGGTCTTGGGGGCTGAGATTCGGAATGGCATGGCCGTCATCAG GCCTCCTGGACACCACGCCCAGCGCAGTCTTATGGATGGGTATTGCATGTTCAaccatgtggctgtggctgccCGCTATGCTCAAAAGAAGCACTGCATTCAGAG GGTTCTTATTGTGGATTGGGATGTGCACCATGGTCAAGGAACACAGTTCATCTTCGACCAGGACCCCAG tGTCCTCTATTTCTCCATCCACCGATATGAGCAGGGTCGGTTCTGGCCCCACCTTAAGGCTTCTAACTGGTCCACTACAGGTTTTGGCCAAGGCCAAGGATATACCATCAATGTACCTTGGAACCAG GTGGGGATGCGGGATGCTGACTACATTGCTGCTTTCCTGAACATCCTGTTGCCAGTTGCCTTTGAG TTTCAGCCTCAGCTGGTCCTGGTGGCTGCTGGATTTGATGCTCTCCATGGAGACCCCAAG GGAGAGATGTCCACCACTCCACCAGGCTTTGCCCACCTAACGCATTTGCTCATGGGTCTGGCAGGAGGCAAGTTGATTCTGTCTCTGGAG GGTGGCTATAACCTCCATGCCCTGGCTAAGGGTGTCAGTGCATCACTCCACACTCTTCTTGGAGACCCTTGCCCCATGCTGGAGTTCCCTGGTGCACCTTGCGCAAG TGCCCGGACTTCCATCTCCTGCACTCTAGAAGCCCTTGAACCTTTCTGGGAGATCCTTTCGGGATCAG TCGAGCCCCAGGAGGAAGATGaagtggaagaagaggaagatgaggaaggcCGCTGGCAGGCTGCCGCACTACCACTGGATGCATGGCCAGCGCTGCAGGAACGCACTGGGCTGGTCTATGACGAAAAAATGATGAGCCACTGCAACCTGTGGGACAA TCATCATCCTGAGACACCTCAGCGCATCTTACGGATCATGTGCCACCTAGAGGAGCTGGGCCTTGCATCACGCTGCCTCATCCTGCCTGTGCGGCCTGCCATGGATGCTGAGCTTCTTACCTGCCACAG CGCCGAGTATGTCGAGCGTATCCGGGCCACAGAAAAGATGAAAACCCGGGAGCTGCACCGTGAAGGTGCCAGCTTTGACTCCATCTACATCTGCCCCAGCACCTTCACCTGTGCCCAGCTTGCTGCAGGCGCCGCCTGCCGCCTGGTGGAAGCTGTGCTTTCAGGAGAG GTTTTGAATGGCATTGCCATAGTGCGCCCTCCGGGACACCATGCAGAACCAGATGCTGCCTGTGGTTTCTGCTTTTTCAACTCTGTAGCTGTGGCTGCTCGCCATGCCCAAGCCATTGCTGGACGTGCCCTGCG GATCCTGATCGTGGATTGGGATGTTCATCATGGTAATGGAACTCAGCACATGTTTGAAGATGACCCCAG TGTGTTATACGTGTCCCTGCACCGGTACGACCGTGGCACTTTCTTCCCCATGGGGGACGAGGGTGCCAGTAGCCAAGTAGGCCGAGCTGCCGGTATAGGCTTCACTGTCAATGTGCCCTGGAATGGGCCCCGCATGGGTGACGCTGACTACCTGACTACTTGGTATCGTCTGGTACTTCCCATCGCCTATGAG TTTAACCCAGAACTGGTGCTGGTTTCAGCTGGCTTTGATGCTGCACAAGGGGACCCGCTGGGTGGCTGCCAAGTGACACCTGAGGGTTATGCCCACCTTACTCACCTGCTGATGGGCCTTGCCAATGGCCGCATTATCCTTGTCCTAGAG GGTGGATACAACTTGGCATCCATCTCTGAATCTATGGCTGCCTGCACCCATTCCCTCCTTGGAGACCCACCACCCCCACTTACCTTGCTGCGACCCCCGCAGCCAGGAGCCCTGGCCTCAATCACTGAGACCATCCAAGTCCATCGCAAATACTGGCGCAGTTTGCGGATGATGA AGATGCAAGACAGGGAAGAATGCTCCAGTTCTAAGCCTGTCATCAAGAAGCTGCCCAAAGCGACCAGTCCTTTGTCAGCTAAGGGAACAACCACACCAAAAGGAAAGGTTCCAGAAGCAGGCCTAAGGAAGACTACGTTATCTGCAAAAGAATGTACTCTAGGCCATACTAGATCAAAGACAGCTAAGGCAGTGCTTGTTCAGGGCCAGTCCCCAGAACAAGCTGCTAGTGGAGCCCCACCGGACCAGGCCACCTCAAAGGAGACCGAGGGAGGAACCACAATGGACCAGCATGCCTCAGCAGCAACCACAAATGTACCTACTCAGACCACCTCGGAGGAGGCTATGGGAGAAGAAACTGAGCCAATTGGAACCCCTCTAGCCTCCTGTGCAGACAAAGAGGGCACAGAAGCTTCACCTGTGCAGGGAGCCACAGCCCAGCAGTCCCCTGAGCAG GAGGCCCCTGAAGCTGAGGAGGGCCTACTCGGAGAAGCAGCTGGAGGTCAGAGCATGAACAGCTTGATGCTGACACAGGCATTTGGGAACTTCAGTGGCCAA GATGTATTTTATGCTGTGACCCCACTATCCTGGTGTCCCCATTTGACGGCAGTGTGCCCCATTCCTGCAGAAGGCCTAGATGTGGCCCAACCATGTGAGACCTGTGGAACAGTCCAGGAGAACTGGGTGTGTCTGACTTGCTATCAG GTGTACTGCAGTCGTTACGTCAACTCCCATATGGTCCACCACCATGAAGCTTCGGAACACCCACTGGTCCTCAGCTGTGTTGACCTGTCCACCTGGTGTTACCTCTGTCAGGCTTATGTCCACCACCAG GATCTCCAAGAAGTGAAGAGCGCTGCCCACCAGAACAAGTTTGGGGAGGACATACCCCACTCACACTAA